From Bacteroidales bacterium, one genomic window encodes:
- a CDS encoding BatD family protein: MLKRSLKIFFTIVAVFAATLYVTAFSSVKAAAQGFVVNAPRVVGQNEEFTISFSANGDIDSFQAPSISGASVLAGPSKSSYSSMQIINGRRSDSHEVTYTYVLQAGSSGTVRISSASANVGGRTFSTRPVNISIVAGASSQSSARQSSGYSGGGRQQADDDEGYSTPIPSGKADVFMRLNLNKTKVVKGEPIIATLKIYTRSNITGFEDIKFPVFNGFWSQEIETPQNINFTRERIGNQIYSSAVLRKYMLLPQQTGKLTINPAELVCQVQVVSSPRRSRSMFDDFFDNDAYSLVKKKVTTGRATIFVSPLPGNAPASYGGGVGKFAMSARLTRQDIKSNEAASLIIDVTGSGNLNLISAPNVTLPSDFEKYDVKTTNSFTNGAEGASGKKTFEFPFIPRSEGKFTIPQIEYSYYDISQRRYVTLHAGPIEVNVTKGTAGNSTYIAASNQQQVSNIGEDIRYIANGSPRLAKKGSSLIGSWLFYLILVLILGAFYGLYRYLKNLVAINGDILRSKNKRANKVAKSRLKLAQTYLGQNKVQEFYEELHKALLGYISDKLSIQFADMQRDTIESTLKEKQVGEDEITGFMKLLDDCEMVRYSPEGAAGAMDAQYENGVKIISDLENKLK; this comes from the coding sequence ATGCTTAAGAGAAGTTTAAAAATATTTTTCACGATAGTTGCCGTGTTTGCCGCAACACTCTATGTTACAGCTTTTTCTAGTGTTAAGGCTGCTGCTCAGGGTTTTGTTGTAAATGCTCCAAGAGTAGTTGGGCAGAATGAAGAATTTACAATTTCTTTTTCAGCAAACGGAGATATAGATAGTTTTCAGGCACCTTCAATTTCCGGTGCGTCTGTCTTGGCCGGACCTTCCAAGTCCAGCTATAGTTCCATGCAGATTATCAATGGCAGACGTTCTGATTCTCATGAGGTTACATACACTTATGTTTTGCAGGCGGGGAGTTCCGGAACCGTAAGAATTTCTTCTGCATCTGCAAACGTGGGCGGCAGGACATTTTCTACCCGTCCGGTAAATATCAGCATAGTTGCCGGCGCCTCATCTCAGAGCAGTGCAAGGCAATCAAGCGGATACAGCGGCGGCGGAAGACAGCAGGCTGATGATGATGAGGGTTATTCAACCCCAATCCCTTCCGGCAAAGCCGACGTGTTCATGCGCCTTAATCTTAACAAGACAAAAGTAGTTAAGGGTGAGCCAATTATAGCAACTCTTAAAATTTATACACGTTCTAATATTACAGGTTTTGAGGATATAAAATTCCCTGTATTCAATGGCTTCTGGAGCCAGGAAATTGAGACGCCTCAAAATATTAATTTTACAAGAGAGAGGATAGGTAACCAGATTTATTCCTCCGCAGTTTTAAGGAAATATATGTTGCTTCCGCAGCAAACAGGGAAACTTACCATCAATCCTGCTGAACTTGTTTGTCAGGTTCAGGTTGTATCCAGCCCACGCAGAAGCAGGAGCATGTTTGACGATTTCTTTGATAATGACGCTTATTCTCTTGTTAAAAAGAAAGTTACCACCGGACGCGCAACTATCTTTGTGTCACCTCTTCCGGGCAATGCTCCCGCAAGTTACGGAGGCGGCGTCGGAAAATTTGCAATGAGCGCCCGCCTTACCCGCCAGGATATTAAATCCAATGAAGCAGCCTCTTTGATAATTGATGTTACCGGCAGCGGAAACCTTAATTTAATATCTGCGCCAAACGTAACGCTTCCGTCAGATTTTGAGAAGTATGACGTTAAGACAACAAATAGTTTTACAAACGGAGCAGAAGGTGCCAGCGGAAAAAAGACATTTGAATTTCCTTTCATCCCAAGGAGCGAGGGGAAGTTTACAATTCCGCAAATTGAGTACTCATATTATGATATAAGCCAGCGCAGATATGTAACTCTTCATGCCGGTCCGATAGAGGTTAATGTAACCAAGGGCACGGCCGGCAACAGTACATATATCGCCGCTTCTAATCAGCAGCAAGTAAGCAATATAGGAGAAGATATCCGTTATATTGCAAACGGTTCTCCTCGGCTTGCAAAGAAGGGAAGTTCTCTTATCGGAAGCTGGCTGTTTTACTTAATTCTGGTTTTAATTCTTGGGGCATTCTACGGATTGTACAGGTATTTGAAGAATCTGGTTGCAATCAACGGAGATATTTTGAGAAGCAAGAATAAGAGAGCTAACAAGGTTGCAAAGAGCAGATTAAAACTTGCGCAAACTTATCTTGGACAGAATAAAGTTCAGGAATTTTATGAGGAGCTTCATAAGGCGCTGCTTGGGTATATCAGTGATAAACTTTCTATACAATTTGCTGATATGCAGAGAGATACGATTGAATCTACATTAAAGGAGAAGCAGGTTGGAGAGGATGAAATTACCGGCTTCATGAAGTTGCTGGATGATTGCGAGATGGTGCGCTATTCTCCGGAAGGTGCGGCCGGCGCAATGGACGCTCAGTATGAGAACGGCGTAAAGATAATTTCAGATTTGGAGAACAAATTAAAGTAA